From Maniola hyperantus chromosome 28, iAphHyp1.2, whole genome shotgun sequence, one genomic window encodes:
- the LOC117995066 gene encoding gametocyte-specific factor 1-like, which produces MADPAPHQLMSCPYNKAHQVEHYRMHVHLQKCRKQHKDCNKATCPFDSTHVINDVEMDYHVERCPKRVLLDSQLYITDNDYRPVVQVQAPSSAVECEEDWESSNSTSYVPSASKPHVINKIKGATPSERRKARMQGIQTYKPPE; this is translated from the exons ATGGCAGACCCGGCCCCTCACCAGCTCATGTCGTGCCCGTACAACAAGGCGCATCAGGTGGAACACTATAGAATGCATGTCCACCTCCAGAAGTGCAGGAAGCAGCACAAGGACTGCAACAAAGCCACGTGTCCCTTCGACTCAACCCACGTGATCAATGACGTTGAAATGGAC TACCACGTGGAGAGGTGCCCGAAGCGCGTGCTGCTGGACTCGCAGTTGTACATCACGGACAACGACTACCGCCCCGTGGTACAGGTGCAAGCGCCATCCTCTGCAGTCGAATGTGAAGAGGACTGGGAGAGT TCAAATTCAACATCGTACGTTCCGAGCGCCAGCAAACCCCACGTTATCAACAAGATCAAAGGCGCAACCCCCTCCGAGCGCAGGAAGGCGCGCATGCAAGGCATACAGACATACAAACCGCCAGAATAA